The following coding sequences lie in one Heyndrickxia oleronia genomic window:
- a CDS encoding LacI family DNA-binding transcriptional regulator encodes MATIKDIAEKAGVSISTVSRVLNYDPTLSVSDETKRKIFQTAEDLSYRKKKIEQRMASFRIAIVNWYTEEEELNDLYYLSIRVGVEKRCEALHIQMTKLSLDHLDSVQNQEFHGIIAIGKFNKKQAEKIQNITENIVFIDSSPDEDRFDSVVCNFEKATIDVLNYFVQHGHEKIGYIGGRETYKDDTSEIIDYRQETFINFTKKRNLYNEDFIYIGSFSVNDGYRLMKQAISEHHDDLPSAFFVGNDSMAIGCLRALLEEGISVPQRVSIIGVNDISVTKYVFPPLSTVRVYTELMGETAVDLLIERITERQVAKKVSLSTQLVIRGSSK; translated from the coding sequence ATGGCTACGATCAAGGATATCGCGGAAAAAGCGGGTGTATCAATATCAACGGTATCAAGGGTGTTGAATTATGATCCCACTCTTTCTGTAAGCGATGAAACCAAAAGGAAAATTTTCCAAACTGCGGAGGATCTATCATATCGTAAAAAAAAGATAGAACAACGCATGGCGTCTTTTCGAATTGCTATTGTAAATTGGTATACAGAAGAAGAAGAGTTGAATGATTTATATTATTTATCTATTCGGGTGGGTGTTGAGAAGCGGTGTGAAGCACTTCATATTCAAATGACAAAACTTTCCCTTGATCATTTGGATTCCGTGCAGAATCAGGAATTTCATGGCATTATCGCCATTGGAAAATTTAATAAAAAGCAAGCAGAGAAAATTCAGAACATTACTGAAAATATTGTTTTCATTGATAGTTCTCCTGATGAAGACCGCTTTGATTCAGTAGTATGTAATTTTGAAAAGGCAACCATTGATGTTCTCAATTATTTTGTGCAGCATGGGCATGAAAAAATCGGCTATATTGGGGGGCGAGAAACATATAAGGATGATACTTCAGAGATTATTGATTATAGACAAGAGACATTCATAAACTTTACTAAAAAAAGAAATCTTTATAATGAAGATTTTATATATATTGGTTCGTTTTCCGTAAATGATGGCTACAGACTAATGAAACAAGCAATATCTGAGCATCATGATGATCTTCCGTCTGCATTTTTTGTCGGTAATGATTCTATGGCTATTGGATGTTTAAGAGCATTACTTGAAGAAGGTATTTCCGTTCCTCAAAGGGTCAGTATTATCGGGGTGAACGATATTAGTGTAACGAAATACGTATTTCCGCCATTAAGTACTGTTAGAGTTTATACCGAATTGATGGGGGAAACGGCTGTGGATTTGTTAATTGAAAGAATAACTGAACGTCAAGTTGCAAAAAAGGTGAGTCTTTCTACTCAACTAGTCATTCGCGGAAGTAGTAAGTAG
- the galT gene encoding UDP-glucose--hexose-1-phosphate uridylyltransferase: MNPYLSINELVSKAISLRMIHPEDEIYARNQIMALLRLTDFSNKNEQKKMRNLDVPELLDELVLFAVQKGIIEDLFDAKEILSSHIMNVFLQRPSEINQNFHRKWEQSPEKATSYFYELSQNSNYIQTKRIAENSHYKITTEYGELDITINLAKPEKDPNEIAKENERKIVSNYPTCLLCIENEGYSGRIGHPARSNHRMIRLELNKEQWYLQYSPYVYYKEHCIILSHEHRNMAINQATFQRLFEFVGKFPHYFIGSNADLPIVGGSILSHDHYQGGNYEFAMAKAKDELTFTLDSFPMIHASTIKWPMSVIRLRSSDVNQMVDACNYILEKWKNYSDPAADIVAYTGETRHNTITPIARMRNNEFEMDLVLRNNRTNKEHPLGIFHPHADVHHIKKENIGLIEVMGLAVLPARLKTELLEVEKYLLDQPNQIQPYHHIWADDIKIRYQNKITPTTVKEIIIQEVGYKFLRVLEDASVFKRTEGQKAFQKFISSL, from the coding sequence ATGAATCCATATTTGTCCATTAATGAACTCGTCTCCAAAGCGATTTCACTAAGAATGATTCACCCAGAAGATGAGATATATGCTCGAAATCAGATTATGGCGCTTCTCAGATTGACCGATTTCTCAAATAAAAATGAACAGAAAAAAATGCGAAACCTCGATGTTCCTGAGCTTCTGGATGAATTAGTATTGTTCGCTGTACAGAAAGGTATAATAGAAGATCTATTTGATGCAAAGGAAATTCTGAGTAGTCATATTATGAATGTTTTTTTGCAACGGCCATCAGAAATTAATCAAAACTTCCATCGAAAATGGGAGCAAAGTCCAGAAAAAGCTACTTCCTACTTTTATGAACTAAGCCAAAATAGTAACTATATTCAAACAAAAAGAATCGCCGAAAATAGTCATTACAAAATTACAACAGAATATGGTGAATTAGATATTACTATTAATCTTGCAAAGCCTGAGAAGGATCCTAATGAGATCGCAAAGGAAAATGAAAGAAAAATAGTATCTAATTATCCGACTTGCTTGCTTTGCATAGAAAATGAAGGATATTCTGGAAGAATTGGTCATCCGGCTCGATCTAATCATCGAATGATTCGTTTGGAACTAAATAAAGAGCAATGGTATTTACAATATTCACCATATGTTTATTATAAGGAGCATTGCATTATATTATCCCATGAACATCGAAATATGGCGATTAATCAAGCAACATTTCAAAGGCTTTTTGAATTTGTTGGGAAGTTTCCTCATTATTTCATCGGCTCTAATGCTGATCTGCCAATTGTAGGGGGGTCTATTCTTTCACATGATCATTACCAAGGTGGAAATTATGAGTTTGCCATGGCAAAAGCAAAAGATGAATTGACATTTACCCTTGATAGCTTCCCAATGATCCATGCTTCTACCATCAAATGGCCAATGTCCGTTATCCGATTGAGAAGCAGTGACGTGAACCAAATGGTTGATGCTTGCAATTATATTCTTGAAAAGTGGAAAAATTATTCGGATCCTGCTGCAGATATTGTCGCATATACTGGTGAAACAAGACATAATACGATAACACCGATTGCAAGAATGCGAAATAACGAGTTTGAAATGGACTTAGTGTTGCGAAATAATCGAACCAATAAGGAGCATCCACTTGGAATTTTTCACCCACATGCTGATGTACATCATATTAAAAAGGAAAATATCGGGCTGATTGAAGTGATGGGGCTTGCGGTTTTGCCTGCTCGTTTAAAGACGGAACTGTTAGAGGTAGAAAAATATTTGTTGGATCAACCAAATCAAATTCAACCATATCATCATATTTGGGCAGATGATATAAAGATTCGATATCAAAATAAAATAACTCCCACTACGGTAAAGGAAATAATCATTCAGGAGGTTGGATACAAATTTTTAAGAGTACTTGAGGATGCGAGTGTTTTTAAACGGACAGAAGGACAGAAGGCGTTTCAAAAATTTATTTCCTCACTTTAA
- the ileS gene encoding isoleucine--tRNA ligase — MASQNHSSFEREKRWQEYWDKENIFQRSIDNRTGKDRYVFYEGPPTANGLPHVGHALGRTIKDIIARYQTMNGKQVFRKAGWDTHGLPVELGVEKQLGISGKKEIEHYGIEPFIEKCKESVFFYEKQWRDFTTDLGYWVDMDHPYMTMSNEYIESVWHILGTIHEKGLLYKGHRVSPYCPSCQTSLSSHEVAQGYKNVKDLSATVKFKLKDRDNEYVLGWTTTPWTLPTNVALAVNGDLDYAKVEIEDQIVIIAVARLEQVINQPYTLIEVVKGTDLVGLTYEAPFNFVEVEKGHCIVEASFVTEDSGTGIVHIAPAYGEDDYRLVQENQLSFINIVDEQGRYNDIFTPLAGQKVKESDVDIVKLLHQKGLLYHKEKYEHSYPHCWRCDTPLLYYATESWFIKTTALKNALISNNQQVNWFPDHIKNGRFGNFLEGLVDWNISRKRYWGTPLNVWVCHTCKHEIAPKSMEDLKKHAKESISTIELHKPYVDQISFECPNCHGTMQRTEEVIDVWFDSGSMPFAQYHYPFENTDVFHSQFPADVVVEAIDQTRGWFYSLLAVSVLYKGVAPYKNVLVTGHILDEHGQKMSKSKGNALDPRDLIKEFGADPLRWSLIADSAPWNQKNFSKRNVQEAKSKIIDTLASLFHFYQLYAKIDSFDPKIHHTEEATIMDKWILSRLATTISSMKKEMENYQLTNAARMAGNFIDEMSNWYIRRNRERFWSKGMSPNKIAAFQTLYQVLNELSKLIAPFVPFIAEEIFYTLNGDSVHLTDYPTVQNNSIDKTLENEMIAVIELVELGRSIRHSKQFKTKQPLAKMIVVAHNGNVKTLSSFENIIKEELNVKLVEWVDSSDKFIEHRLKLNFKSAGPKLGKLVNEVQQQLMNASKEDIKHFLNLGTLPLCMKNGETLLLEQEDVIVTKITNIEGFTEASNRNFTVLLDTNLTDDLKREGIVRDFIRIVQEIRKKRDLPVEKRIELFIHGSKTITKWLKEFDSLLHNSIVLQTIHYKETKDMEKISLGEEEIFIQIK; from the coding sequence ATGGCTAGTCAGAATCATAGTAGTTTTGAACGTGAGAAGCGTTGGCAGGAGTATTGGGATAAGGAGAATATTTTTCAACGATCAATAGATAATAGAACCGGAAAAGATCGCTATGTTTTTTATGAGGGACCACCAACTGCAAATGGACTTCCACATGTTGGCCATGCTTTAGGGAGGACAATTAAGGATATCATTGCCCGTTATCAAACGATGAATGGTAAACAAGTATTTAGAAAAGCAGGGTGGGATACACATGGTTTACCAGTTGAATTAGGAGTAGAAAAGCAACTAGGAATCTCAGGAAAAAAAGAAATTGAACATTACGGGATTGAACCATTTATCGAAAAATGTAAGGAAAGTGTATTCTTTTATGAAAAGCAATGGAGGGATTTTACAACAGATTTAGGTTATTGGGTTGATATGGATCATCCATATATGACTATGAGTAATGAATACATTGAATCTGTATGGCATATTCTCGGAACGATTCATGAAAAAGGATTGCTATATAAAGGGCATCGTGTATCGCCCTATTGCCCTAGCTGTCAGACTTCATTAAGTTCTCATGAGGTTGCACAAGGATATAAAAATGTAAAAGATTTAAGTGCGACGGTAAAGTTTAAACTTAAGGACAGGGATAACGAATATGTACTAGGATGGACGACTACACCATGGACATTGCCTACCAATGTCGCACTTGCAGTAAATGGCGATCTTGATTATGCAAAAGTAGAAATAGAGGATCAGATAGTAATTATTGCTGTTGCTAGGTTAGAACAAGTTATCAATCAGCCTTATACACTAATTGAAGTCGTCAAGGGGACGGATCTCGTTGGATTAACCTATGAAGCCCCATTTAATTTTGTTGAGGTAGAAAAAGGACATTGTATTGTTGAAGCTTCATTTGTTACTGAGGATAGTGGAACAGGAATAGTTCATATAGCACCTGCATATGGAGAAGATGATTACCGTTTAGTACAAGAAAATCAATTATCTTTTATCAATATAGTTGATGAACAAGGAAGATATAATGATATTTTTACGCCACTAGCTGGTCAAAAAGTAAAAGAGAGTGATGTGGATATCGTAAAACTATTACATCAAAAGGGGCTTTTATATCATAAAGAAAAGTATGAGCATTCTTATCCTCATTGCTGGAGGTGTGATACACCATTATTGTATTATGCGACAGAGAGCTGGTTTATCAAAACAACTGCCCTTAAAAACGCATTGATTTCAAATAATCAACAAGTCAATTGGTTCCCTGATCATATAAAAAACGGGAGATTTGGCAATTTCTTAGAAGGATTAGTGGATTGGAATATCAGCAGAAAAAGATACTGGGGAACTCCTTTAAATGTTTGGGTTTGTCATACATGTAAACATGAAATTGCTCCGAAAAGTATGGAAGATTTAAAAAAACATGCAAAGGAATCCATATCAACGATTGAGCTCCATAAACCATATGTTGACCAAATTTCCTTCGAGTGTCCTAATTGCCATGGGACAATGCAGCGAACAGAAGAGGTAATAGATGTGTGGTTTGATAGTGGTTCAATGCCATTCGCTCAATACCATTATCCGTTTGAAAATACAGATGTATTTCATTCTCAGTTTCCAGCCGATGTGGTAGTTGAGGCAATCGATCAAACGAGAGGCTGGTTTTATTCATTGCTTGCAGTATCTGTACTCTATAAAGGGGTAGCTCCATATAAAAATGTCTTAGTAACAGGTCATATTCTGGATGAACATGGACAAAAAATGTCAAAGAGTAAAGGGAATGCTTTAGATCCTAGGGATTTAATTAAAGAATTTGGTGCGGATCCACTTCGCTGGTCTTTAATAGCTGACAGCGCCCCTTGGAATCAAAAAAACTTTTCCAAACGCAATGTGCAAGAGGCAAAATCAAAAATTATTGATACACTTGCAAGCCTATTTCATTTTTATCAGTTGTATGCAAAAATCGACTCATTTGATCCCAAAATCCATCACACTGAAGAAGCTACAATCATGGATAAGTGGATATTATCAAGATTAGCCACCACCATTTCGTCTATGAAAAAGGAGATGGAAAACTATCAACTGACAAATGCAGCTAGAATGGCAGGAAACTTCATTGATGAAATGAGTAATTGGTATATCCGTCGAAACAGAGAACGTTTCTGGAGTAAAGGTATGTCACCTAACAAAATTGCGGCATTTCAAACCTTATATCAAGTGTTGAATGAACTTTCGAAACTTATAGCGCCGTTTGTACCGTTTATAGCTGAAGAGATTTTTTACACGCTTAATGGGGATAGTGTTCATTTAACTGATTACCCAACCGTCCAAAACAACAGTATAGATAAAACGCTTGAAAATGAGATGATTGCTGTAATTGAATTGGTGGAGTTAGGCAGAAGTATTAGGCATAGCAAACAATTTAAAACGAAACAACCTTTAGCGAAAATGATTGTGGTCGCTCATAATGGCAATGTAAAAACACTTTCTTCTTTTGAAAATATCATTAAAGAAGAGCTAAATGTAAAACTTGTGGAATGGGTAGATTCTTCGGATAAGTTCATTGAACATCGATTGAAATTGAATTTTAAATCCGCGGGACCGAAATTAGGGAAGTTGGTAAATGAGGTTCAGCAACAGTTAATGAACGCTTCAAAAGAAGACATAAAACATTTTCTAAACCTAGGAACATTACCTCTTTGCATGAAAAATGGTGAAACTTTGCTTTTAGAACAAGAGGATGTCATTGTAACGAAAATTACAAATATCGAAGGATTTACCGAAGCGTCAAATCGAAATTTCACCGTTCTTTTAGATACAAACTTAACAGATGATCTCAAACGTGAAGGAATAGTAAGAGACTTTATTCGAATCGTCCAAGAAATACGGAAAAAACGTGATCTACCAGTCGAAAAAAGAATTGAATTATTTATCCACGGATCAAAAACAATAACCAAATGGTTAAAAGAATTTGACTCATTATTACACAATAGCATTGTTTTACAAACAATACACTATAAAGAAACCAAAGATATGGAAAAAATTTCTCTTGGTGAAGAAGAAATATTCATTCAAATCAAGTAA
- the galE gene encoding UDP-glucose 4-epimerase GalE produces MSILVLGGAGYIGSHAVYQLIDKNVDVVVVDNLLTGHQQAIHPKAKFYQGNIKDKVFLEQVFEKEQIESVIHFAASSLVWESMSNPIKYFDNNVYGTQVLLEVMRDYGVKQIVFSSTAATYGEQKVMPITEDALTNPTNAYGETKLIMEKLMKWCDVAYGIKFVSLRYFNVAGARATGEIGEDHNPETHLIPVILQVALGQREFISIFGNDYETYDGTCIRDYVHVEDLIDAHILALQYLQKGGESIVLNLGSSKGYSVKEMVEAAREITGHPIPTKIVERRAGDPSTLIASSEKAKRVLEWNPKRTSIHDIIQDAWNWHRTHPDGYSKEY; encoded by the coding sequence ATGAGTATTTTAGTTCTTGGTGGTGCAGGTTATATAGGTTCACATGCGGTTTACCAGTTAATCGATAAAAATGTAGATGTAGTGGTTGTAGATAATTTACTAACTGGCCATCAGCAGGCTATCCATCCAAAAGCAAAGTTTTATCAGGGGAATATTAAAGATAAGGTCTTTTTAGAACAAGTATTTGAAAAAGAACAAATTGAAAGTGTGATTCACTTTGCCGCTAGTTCATTAGTGTGGGAATCGATGTCTAACCCCATTAAGTATTTTGATAATAATGTTTATGGAACACAAGTTCTTTTAGAGGTAATGAGAGACTATGGTGTCAAACAAATTGTTTTTTCTTCAACCGCTGCCACTTATGGTGAGCAGAAAGTCATGCCAATTACAGAAGATGCGCTAACCAACCCAACCAATGCCTATGGTGAAACAAAACTAATAATGGAAAAGTTGATGAAGTGGTGCGATGTGGCATATGGAATTAAATTTGTTTCTTTACGTTATTTTAATGTTGCTGGTGCAAGAGCAACAGGAGAGATTGGTGAGGACCATAACCCTGAAACGCACCTTATCCCAGTAATTCTCCAAGTTGCCTTAGGACAAAGAGAGTTTATTTCTATATTTGGTAATGACTATGAAACTTATGATGGGACATGTATCCGCGATTATGTTCATGTAGAAGATTTAATTGATGCGCATATTTTAGCTTTACAATACTTGCAAAAGGGTGGCGAGAGCATTGTGCTGAACCTTGGCAGCAGTAAAGGCTATTCCGTAAAAGAAATGGTAGAAGCCGCAAGAGAGATAACGGGGCATCCGATTCCAACAAAAATAGTCGAACGAAGAGCAGGTGATCCAAGCACATTAATTGCTTCTTCTGAAAAGGCAAAACGGGTTCTTGAATGGAATCCAAAACGAACATCGATTCACGATATCATTCAGGATGCTTGGAACTGGCACCGTACTCACCCTGATGGATATAGCAAGGAGTATTAA
- a CDS encoding galactokinase, whose product MNLHFLFDTFREIYPQKECDDPKAFFSPGRINLIGEHTDYNGGHVFPAAITYGTYGLARKRSDRLVRMFSMNFEEKGIIEFTLDDLNYKSHHHWVNYPKGMIRFIQELGKELPCGLEVLIYGNIPNGAGLSSSASLEMLTGVMVNELYGFQLEMLELVKAGKRVENEFIGVKSGIMDQFAIGMGKDNCGILLNCNTLKYEYAPLPLSEYKIIIMNTNKRRVLSDSKYNIRRSECEKALKLIQQECKVQSLGEITEEEFEAYKYLIDNDVLQKRARHAVYENQRTLKALQALKNDDLKGFGRLMNASHVSLRDDYEVTGIELDSLVEAAWKQEGVVGARMTGAGFGGCAIAIVKEEMVEKFIFEVGKEYQTKIGYQATFYAASIGNGTKAIE is encoded by the coding sequence ATGAATTTACATTTTTTATTTGATACATTTCGAGAAATTTATCCGCAAAAAGAATGTGATGATCCAAAAGCATTCTTTTCTCCAGGAAGAATTAACTTAATTGGTGAACATACGGACTATAATGGGGGACATGTTTTTCCTGCTGCTATCACTTATGGAACGTACGGACTTGCAAGAAAAAGATCGGATCGTTTAGTAAGAATGTTTTCTATGAACTTCGAAGAGAAAGGAATCATCGAATTTACACTTGATGACTTAAACTATAAATCTCATCATCATTGGGTCAATTATCCAAAAGGAATGATCCGTTTTATTCAAGAACTGGGTAAGGAACTGCCATGTGGTCTAGAGGTGCTGATTTATGGAAATATACCGAATGGGGCGGGACTTTCTTCCTCCGCATCGCTTGAAATGTTAACAGGTGTAATGGTGAATGAACTGTATGGTTTTCAACTCGAGATGCTGGAATTAGTTAAAGCTGGTAAAAGGGTCGAAAATGAATTTATTGGTGTCAAAAGTGGAATAATGGATCAATTCGCTATTGGGATGGGGAAGGACAATTGTGGAATTCTTCTTAATTGCAATACATTAAAATACGAATATGCCCCATTACCATTATCTGAATATAAAATTATTATTATGAACACGAATAAAAGACGGGTGCTGTCTGATTCTAAATATAATATAAGAAGAAGTGAATGTGAGAAGGCTTTAAAGCTTATACAGCAGGAATGTAAAGTTCAGTCTTTGGGAGAAATTACGGAAGAAGAATTTGAGGCATATAAATATTTGATTGATAACGATGTTCTACAAAAACGGGCAAGGCATGCAGTCTATGAAAATCAAAGAACATTAAAAGCTTTACAGGCGTTAAAAAATGATGATTTAAAAGGTTTTGGTCGATTGATGAATGCTTCTCATGTTTCTTTAAGGGATGATTATGAGGTTACTGGGATTGAATTAGATTCTTTAGTTGAAGCAGCTTGGAAACAGGAAGGTGTAGTTGGGGCTCGTATGACGGGGGCAGGATTTGGTGGTTGTGCTATTGCGATCGTCAAAGAAGAGATGGTGGAAAAATTTATTTTTGAAGTAGGAAAGGAATATCAAACAAAAATTGGTTATCAAGCAACATTTTATGCAGCAAGTATTGGCAACGGAACAAAAGCAATAGAATAG
- a CDS encoding aldose epimerase family protein has protein sequence MEIMQEDYGEIDGRTITAFTMVNDHGMEITCLDYGCIITKIVASDRNGHFENIVLGFDSIEEYQKYSPYFGAIIGRFAGRIKNAEFNLNGKIYQLAKNNNDNHLHGGLQGFDKVFWETKTALEADSTKLEFTYLSKSGEEGYPGNLLMKVTYTLNNKNELIISYKGESDESTLLNVTNHTYFNLSGNLKRDILNHQLTIKSRKFVELDERLIPTGKILSVENTPFDFQNGRKIKDGMTSGHVQNWIAGNGYDHPFLLTEQHNKEIILLDEESGRELIIETDEPAVVLYTGNQLEADESYSIRGVPSRNYLGLCLETQGLPDSIHNPHFPSNILKKGEVFQSVTKYKFDIKS, from the coding sequence TTGGAAATAATGCAGGAGGATTATGGGGAAATCGATGGTCGAACAATTACAGCTTTTACGATGGTGAATGATCATGGCATGGAAATAACCTGTCTTGATTATGGTTGTATTATTACAAAAATAGTAGCATCTGATAGGAATGGGCATTTCGAAAACATCGTGCTTGGGTTTGATTCCATAGAGGAATATCAAAAATATTCCCCTTATTTTGGTGCAATCATTGGAAGATTTGCTGGACGGATCAAAAATGCAGAATTCAATCTCAATGGTAAAATTTATCAATTAGCAAAGAACAATAATGATAATCATCTTCACGGTGGTCTCCAAGGGTTTGATAAGGTTTTTTGGGAGACAAAAACAGCTTTAGAGGCGGATTCAACCAAACTGGAATTTACATATTTAAGTAAATCAGGAGAAGAAGGTTATCCTGGAAATCTGCTTATGAAGGTTACATATACGCTAAACAATAAGAATGAACTTATCATTTCTTATAAGGGAGAATCGGATGAATCTACTCTACTGAATGTCACAAATCACACCTATTTTAATTTAAGTGGTAATTTAAAGCGAGATATTTTGAACCATCAGTTAACGATTAAAAGTCGAAAATTCGTTGAATTAGATGAAAGACTTATTCCAACCGGTAAGATATTATCAGTTGAAAATACTCCATTTGATTTTCAAAATGGCAGAAAAATTAAAGATGGAATGACATCTGGACATGTGCAAAATTGGATTGCAGGAAATGGTTATGACCATCCCTTTTTATTAACAGAACAACATAATAAGGAAATTATTTTATTGGATGAAGAAAGCGGTCGGGAACTCATCATAGAAACAGATGAACCTGCGGTTGTACTTTATACAGGTAATCAACTTGAGGCTGACGAAAGCTATTCCATCAGAGGTGTTCCTTCACGAAATTATCTTGGATTATGTTTAGAAACTCAGGGATTACCAGATTCCATACATAACCCACATTTCCCATCAAATATCTTAAAAAAAGGAGAGGTATTCCAATCTGTTACGAAATATAAATTTGACATCAAAAGTTGA
- a CDS encoding GTP-binding protein translates to MQQITIGILAHVDAGKTTFAEQLLFHTKSIHHRGRVDHQDAFLDNHAIEKARGITVFADQAIMEYKDSTYYLIDTPGHVDFSPEMERSIQVMDYAIIILSAVEGVEGHTETVWQLLRKHQIPTFFFINKTDRVGADVNKVKKEIRNQLTEHGIDITETYNKGAMSEELIEFIAERDETLLNLYIDGEYDEGRWQQEMKRMIKDNNIYPIASGSALQDIGILSFLEKLDELTFSDYNSTDSFSGRVYKIRHDSTGARVTFIKSLSGSLHVRDVLEYGDQEEKLREKITQIRLYNGANYEIVDQMNAGDLFAVTGLTNAAVGDGLGAIQAKATYETVATLKSKVIYDSSLNHKEVLSYFRMLNDEDPSLKVTWDEGLQEIHLHVMGKIQLEVLEQIVKDRFNLSVSFGKPEILYKETIQTIVNGYGHFEPLKHYAEVHLLLEPGHRGSGIIFDNDCHPDDLMVSYQNLVKHYLLEKEHRGILTGTALTDVKITLLTGRAHNKHTSGGDFREATLRALRQGLEKAKNILLEPVYNFKIKVDIEQMGRVLSDIQAAYGHFQPPEMNGNKAVIMGRAPVATFMDYSTILASFTQGKGSISLVFGGYEHCHNEAEVIEKIGYNKNADPEYSSSSIFCSKGQGFSVSWDEAEKMMHALK, encoded by the coding sequence ATGCAACAAATAACGATCGGAATATTAGCCCATGTCGATGCAGGTAAAACAACTTTTGCTGAACAACTTTTATTTCATACGAAAAGTATCCATCATAGAGGAAGAGTCGATCATCAAGATGCATTTTTAGATAATCATGCAATTGAAAAAGCGAGAGGAATTACTGTATTTGCTGATCAAGCAATTATGGAATATAAGGATTCCACCTATTATCTGATCGATACTCCAGGACACGTAGATTTTTCTCCAGAAATGGAGCGATCCATTCAAGTAATGGATTACGCCATCATTATTTTAAGCGCAGTGGAAGGTGTAGAAGGACATACGGAAACCGTTTGGCAATTATTAAGGAAGCATCAAATCCCTACATTTTTCTTTATTAATAAAACTGATCGAGTTGGTGCAGATGTTAATAAAGTAAAAAAAGAAATTCGAAATCAGCTAACAGAGCATGGTATTGACATAACGGAGACATATAACAAAGGTGCCATGAGTGAAGAGTTAATCGAGTTTATTGCAGAAAGAGATGAAACATTATTGAATCTGTATATAGATGGAGAATATGACGAGGGTCGTTGGCAGCAGGAAATGAAACGGATGATTAAAGATAACAACATCTATCCTATAGCTTCTGGTTCTGCCCTGCAGGATATTGGAATCCTTTCATTTTTGGAAAAACTGGACGAATTAACTTTTTCCGATTATAACTCCACCGATTCGTTTTCAGGAAGAGTTTATAAAATCCGTCATGATAGCACGGGTGCTCGGGTTACTTTTATTAAATCATTAAGTGGTTCCCTTCATGTACGTGATGTGCTGGAATATGGGGATCAAGAGGAGAAATTACGGGAGAAGATTACACAAATAAGGCTATATAATGGTGCAAATTATGAAATCGTTGATCAAATGAATGCAGGTGATTTATTTGCAGTAACAGGATTAACGAATGCGGCTGTAGGTGATGGACTTGGAGCGATACAAGCAAAGGCTACTTATGAAACCGTAGCGACATTAAAATCTAAGGTCATCTATGACTCCTCCTTAAATCATAAGGAAGTACTATCATATTTTCGAATGTTAAATGATGAGGATCCATCGTTAAAAGTAACCTGGGATGAAGGTTTACAGGAGATCCACCTTCATGTTATGGGGAAAATTCAGCTTGAAGTACTCGAACAAATTGTAAAGGATCGTTTTAATCTTTCGGTTAGCTTTGGCAAGCCTGAGATTTTATATAAAGAAACGATTCAGACGATCGTGAACGGATACGGTCATTTTGAACCGCTAAAACATTATGCAGAAGTACACTTATTATTGGAACCGGGACATAGGGGAAGTGGCATTATTTTTGATAACGATTGTCATCCAGATGATTTAATGGTTAGCTATCAAAATTTAGTGAAGCATTATTTATTAGAAAAGGAGCATCGCGGCATACTAACAGGAACAGCTTTAACAGATGTAAAAATTACATTACTTACAGGAAGAGCACATAATAAACATACTAGTGGTGGTGATTTTCGCGAAGCCACACTCCGTGCCCTTAGACAAGGGCTTGAAAAAGCTAAGAATATTTTATTAGAGCCGGTTTATAATTTTAAAATTAAAGTAGATATAGAACAAATGGGAAGGGTCTTATCCGATATTCAAGCGGCTTATGGACATTTTCAACCTCCAGAAATGAATGGAAACAAAGCAGTGATAATGGGGAGAGCACCGGTAGCTACTTTTATGGATTATAGTACAATCCTAGCATCCTTTACACAAGGAAAAGGCTCTATTTCATTGGTGTTCGGTGGTTATGAACATTGTCATAATGAAGCAGAGGTTATTGAAAAAATTGGATATAATAAAAATGCTGATCCTGAATATAGTTCATCCTCTATCTTCTGTTCAAAAGGTCAAGGATTTTCCGTTTCATGGGATGAAGCTGAAAAAATGATGCATGCTTTAAAATGA